In the genome of Streptococcus mitis, one region contains:
- a CDS encoding peptide ABC transporter ATP-binding protein, whose protein sequence is MSEKLVEIKDLEISFGEGSKKFVAVKNANFFINKGETFSLVGESGSGKTTIGRAIIGLNDTSNGDIIFDGQKINGKKSREQAAELIRRIQMIFQDPAASLNERATVDYIISEGLYNHRLFKDEEERKEKVKNIIREVGLLAEHLTRYPHEFSGGQRQRIGIARALVMQPDFVIADEPISALDVSVRAQVLNLLKKFQKELGLTYLFIAHDLSVVRFISDRIAVIYKGVIVEVAETEELFNNPIHPYTQALLSAVPIPDPILERKKVLKVYDPSQHDYEADKPSMVEIRPGHYVWANQAELARYQQGLN, encoded by the coding sequence ATGTCTGAAAAATTAGTAGAAATCAAAGATTTAGAAATTTCCTTCGGTGAAGGAAGTAAGAAGTTTGTCGCAGTTAAAAATGCTAACTTCTTTATCAACAAGGGAGAAACCTTCTCACTTGTTGGTGAGTCAGGTAGTGGGAAAACAACTATTGGTCGTGCCATCATTGGTCTAAATGACACAAGTAATGGTGATATCATTTTTGATGGCCAAAAGATTAATGGTAAGAAATCGCGTGAACAAGCTGCGGAATTGATTCGTCGTATCCAGATGATTTTCCAAGACCCTGCAGCAAGTTTGAATGAACGTGCGACTGTTGATTATATTATTTCTGAAGGTCTTTACAATCACCGTCTGTTTAAGGATGAAGAAGAACGTAAAGAGAAAGTTAAAAATATCATCCGTGAAGTTGGGCTTCTTGCTGAGCACTTGACTCGTTATCCTCATGAATTTTCAGGTGGTCAACGTCAACGTATCGGTATTGCCCGTGCCTTGGTCATGCAACCAGATTTTGTTATTGCAGATGAGCCAATTTCAGCCTTGGACGTTTCTGTACGTGCCCAAGTCTTGAACTTGCTCAAAAAATTCCAAAAAGAACTTGGTTTGACCTATCTCTTCATCGCCCATGACTTGTCGGTCGTTCGCTTTATTTCAGATCGTATCGCAGTTATTTACAAGGGTGTTATTGTAGAGGTTGCAGAAACAGAAGAATTGTTTAACAATCCAATTCACCCATATACTCAAGCTTTACTTTCAGCGGTACCAATCCCAGATCCAATCTTGGAACGTAAGAAGGTCTTGAAGGTTTACGACCCAAGTCAACACGACTATGAGGCTGATAAGCCATCTATGGTAGAAATCCGTCCAGGTCACTATGTTTGGGCGAACCAAGCCGAATTGGCACGTTATCAACAAGGACTAAACTAA
- a CDS encoding ABC transporter substrate-binding protein — MKVVRKLLAPLLVVGILLTSLISLHQLKADKKKDVFRIGISQFITHQSLDATREGFVDELAKQGYIEGKNIEIDLQNAQGEQRNLKTISQQLAESSDVVLAIATPSAQSLANTTQTTPVIFSAVTDPVSAKLVESREHPGGNVTGTSDQSSDAISTQINLIKKVLPKAKTIGILYTQSEPNSVVQKDEAKRLLEEKGFTVVEKTILDSNNVKAAAESLMAEVDMVFVPTDNIISSTMETVKQVSIKHKVPVFGGSTEMIAVGGLYNYGTNYEELGRQTARMLIRVLKGEKPENIAVELPEKLELHTNKEMADALGIDISKLESKE; from the coding sequence ATGAAAGTTGTTCGAAAATTACTAGCCCCCCTCTTGGTAGTGGGGATCCTCTTGACCTCTCTGATCAGTTTGCATCAGTTGAAGGCAGATAAGAAAAAAGATGTTTTTCGTATCGGTATTTCGCAGTTTATTACCCACCAGTCCTTAGACGCTACTAGAGAAGGTTTTGTGGATGAGCTGGCCAAGCAAGGCTATATTGAAGGGAAAAATATCGAGATTGATTTGCAAAATGCACAGGGAGAACAAAGAAATCTAAAAACCATTTCCCAGCAACTAGCAGAATCTAGTGATGTCGTTCTAGCCATCGCAACGCCTTCTGCTCAGAGCTTGGCTAATACAACACAAACGACACCGGTTATCTTTTCAGCTGTAACAGACCCTGTTAGTGCTAAATTGGTTGAGTCAAGAGAACACCCTGGGGGAAATGTGACGGGGACAAGCGACCAATCATCAGATGCCATTTCAACCCAAATCAATTTGATAAAAAAAGTGTTGCCAAAGGCTAAAACGATTGGAATCCTCTATACTCAGAGCGAGCCAAATTCAGTTGTCCAAAAGGATGAAGCTAAGCGCCTTCTGGAAGAAAAAGGCTTTACCGTTGTTGAAAAAACAATCTTGGACAGTAACAACGTCAAGGCGGCAGCAGAGAGCTTGATGGCAGAAGTGGATATGGTTTTTGTACCAACGGACAATATCATTTCGTCAACCATGGAAACAGTCAAGCAGGTTTCTATTAAACACAAGGTTCCAGTATTTGGTGGTTCAACAGAAATGATTGCTGTTGGTGGCTTGTATAACTACGGTACCAATTATGAAGAACTGGGACGGCAGACAGCCCGCATGTTGATTCGTGTTTTAAAAGGTGAAAAGCCAGAAAATATAGCAGTTGAGTTGCCTGAAAAATTGGAATTGCATACCAATAAAGAAATGGCAGATGCACTAGGAATTGATATCAGTAAGTTAGAAAGCAAGGAATAG
- a CDS encoding ABC transporter permease, which produces MSFVLSSLSEGLLWSIMAIGVYLTFRILDIADMTAEGAFPLGAAVVVSQIQAGTNPWIATLLALLAGMIAGLVSGMLHTKMKIPALLTGIVTLTGLYSINIKIMGSVPNLSLGDSSTVFKQLAILGLTSEEAVFSFSLACLLLVCLVLTLLMKTEIGLVLRSTGDNIPMSEANGVNVDTMKIVGYMISNGLIALCGSLFAQNDGFSDVTSGTGTIVVGLSAVIIAEVLIHDLTIGGRLLSIGIGAIVYRLIILNIYEIPNLDQNLVRLFNAILLALVLFAPELQKRLKIRGLKLRNE; this is translated from the coding sequence ATGAGTTTTGTATTATCTAGTTTATCAGAAGGTTTGTTGTGGTCGATTATGGCCATTGGGGTCTACTTGACTTTCCGTATTTTGGATATTGCGGATATGACTGCTGAAGGAGCCTTTCCTTTGGGGGCAGCTGTCGTCGTATCACAGATACAGGCAGGGACAAATCCTTGGATTGCGACCTTACTTGCCTTGCTAGCAGGTATGATTGCTGGTCTTGTGTCAGGAATGCTCCACACCAAGATGAAAATTCCGGCTCTCTTGACAGGGATTGTGACCTTGACAGGGCTCTATTCAATCAATATTAAAATCATGGGAAGTGTGCCCAATCTTTCCTTGGGAGATTCTTCAACTGTCTTTAAGCAATTAGCGATCTTAGGGCTGACAAGTGAAGAAGCTGTTTTCTCATTCAGCTTGGCCTGTCTCTTACTTGTTTGCTTGGTCTTGACTCTTTTGATGAAAACGGAGATTGGCTTGGTCTTGCGTTCGACTGGGGACAATATTCCTATGAGTGAGGCTAATGGGGTCAATGTAGACACCATGAAGATTGTTGGTTACATGATTTCAAACGGTTTGATTGCCCTATGTGGTTCCTTATTTGCTCAGAATGATGGATTTTCAGATGTAACTTCTGGGACAGGAACCATCGTTGTTGGTTTGAGTGCAGTCATTATTGCAGAAGTTTTGATACACGACTTGACCATTGGAGGTCGCTTGTTATCTATCGGAATCGGTGCCATTGTTTACCGTTTGATTATTTTAAATATCTATGAAATTCCAAATCTAGATCAAAATCTGGTTCGTCTCTTTAATGCAATCTTGCTAGCCTTGGTTTTATTTGCACCAGAATTGCAAAAGAGATTAAAGATTCGTGGTTTGAAACTGAGAAATGAATAG
- a CDS encoding ABC transporter ATP-binding protein, which produces MASLLTLENIHKTFEAGTVNENHVLKGLDLEVEEGDFISVIGGNGAGKSTLMNILAGNLSVDEGDLLLEGKSIKNLSVRKRAKDIARVFQDPKMGTASRLTIEENMAIALRRGQKRGLGWGVKEKDRIQFQEALKELNIGLENRLKVDTQYLSGGQRQALTLVMAALVKPKLLLLDEHTAALDPKTSQMVMDLTQKIVEDHQLTTLMITHDMNHAIEYGNRLIMLYQGKIVVDVKGEEKKHLTVENLMHLFQKNSGQSLVSDELVLG; this is translated from the coding sequence ATGGCAAGTTTGTTAACACTTGAAAATATTCACAAAACATTTGAAGCAGGGACGGTCAATGAAAACCATGTCCTCAAAGGATTAGATTTAGAGGTTGAAGAGGGAGATTTTATCTCTGTGATTGGTGGAAATGGCGCAGGCAAATCCACTTTGATGAATATCTTGGCTGGCAATCTATCGGTGGACGAAGGGGATCTTTTGTTGGAAGGGAAATCCATTAAAAATCTGAGTGTACGCAAGAGAGCCAAGGATATTGCTCGTGTTTTTCAAGATCCGAAGATGGGAACAGCTTCTCGTTTGACGATTGAGGAGAATATGGCTATTGCCTTGAGACGTGGGCAAAAGAGAGGACTTGGTTGGGGTGTGAAGGAGAAGGACAGAATTCAGTTTCAAGAGGCCTTGAAAGAGTTGAATATTGGTCTTGAAAATCGCTTGAAAGTGGATACTCAATACCTTTCAGGAGGACAAAGACAGGCCTTGACCCTAGTCATGGCAGCTCTGGTGAAACCTAAACTTTTGCTTTTGGATGAACACACTGCGGCACTTGACCCTAAAACGAGTCAAATGGTGATGGATTTGACGCAAAAGATTGTGGAAGACCATCAGTTGACGACTTTGATGATTACCCACGATATGAACCATGCGATTGAGTATGGTAATCGTCTCATTATGCTCTATCAGGGTAAGATAGTGGTGGATGTTAAGGGAGAGGAGAAAAAGCATCTGACGGTTGAAAATCTCATGCATCTCTTCCAGAAAAATAGTGGCCAAAGCCTAGTCAGTGATGAGTTGGTTTTGGGATAA
- a CDS encoding alpha-L-fucosidase — protein sequence MIQITLHKFLQDLFFKKKMYALTDMRKENFVDKRYWEKSCKYSIRKLSVGAASVLLGAVFLAAQDVAADGVEIPESEATITETSAKPDTKVEEVLASNTETQPIAESSEKQTIAEPELPQTSSQSDTTTATAPAENKESEKPELPVNKQEHYELHYNQPTAPSYDGWEKQALPVGNGEMGAKVFGLIGEERIQYNEKTLWSGGPQPDSQDYNGGNYKDRYKVLAEIRKALEDGDRQKAKQLAERNLVGPNNAQYGRYLAFGDIFMVFNNQKKGLENVTHYHRGLDISEAITTTSYTQDGTTFKRETFSSYPDDVTVTHLTKKGDKTLDFTLWNTLTEDLIANGDYSSEYSHYKNGHVTTDPNGILLKGTVKDNGLQFASYLGLKTDGKVTVHDDSLTVTGASYATLLLSAKTNFAQNPKTNYRKDIDVEKTVKSIVEAAKTKDYETLKNDHIKDYQSLFNRVQLNLGGSKSNQTTKEALQTYNPTKGQKLEELFFQYGRYLLISSSRNRTDALPANLQGVWNAVDNPPWNSDYHLNVNLQMNYWPAYMSNLAETAKPMINYIDDMRYYGRIAAKEYAGIESKEGQENGWLVHTQATPFGWTTPGWNYYWGWSPAANAWMMQNVYDYYKFTKDETYLKEKIYPMLKETAKFWNSFLHYDQASDRWVSSPSYSPEHGTITIGNTFDQSLVWQLFHDYMEAANHLKVDQDLVTEVKAKFDKLKPLHINQDGRIKEWYEEDSPQFTNEGIENHHRHVSHLVGLFPGTLFGKDQPEYLEAARATLNHRGDGGTGWSKANKINLWARLLDGNRAHRLLAEQLRSSTLENLWDTHAPFQIDGNFGATSGMAEMLLQSHTGYIAPLPALPDAWKDGQVSGLVARGNFEVSMKWKEKNLETLSFLSNVGGDLVVDYPNIEASIIKINGKEVQASRLKDNRIQLATQKGDVITFENFPGRVTRLSALRKDSVTAELDFNTVEGASHYVIRRESKDENSQTPSVREFITNQTHFIDRSIDSSHAYTYTVKAMLGNRTTPVSDAASIDAFSELMDDRDKSIQYGSAYGNWADSELFSGTEKYADISNGNYSDKDATATIPFNGPGIEIYGLKSSQLGLADVKIDGKSVGELDFYTAGATEKGVLIGRYTNLSSGPHLMTITVKREHKGRANERAKISLDYFKVFPGQGASVEKIDDRDPRIQYGSMFKDWSDAELYASTEKYADINADDSLASEATATIPFSGTGIRIYGLKTSALGKALVTLDGKEMPALDFYTSGATEKGALIGKFTNLADGDHVLTLKVDPNSPQGRKKISLDSFDILKAPSVSLDSPSLDSVKSKDKTVTLTLPTGNWDAVAVTFPGIKDPLLLRKVDDDHLVTSGEQTVLTIKNNKVQLDIPETTDRKAGKPIEAYAIQGTTTTSPVVAVFPKDETAPVEEKILTSKGDEPAPVGTIPEYTDPIGTAGDQEAPSVVIPEFTEPIGTAGEQEAPFVEIPEYTKPIGTTGEQEAPTAERPEYTKPIETGREQKAPTIDSPNYSEPGKGARQEKTSTGSISEYKLRVLKDAKTGVEIIGRATDLEGISHLSSKHVLAQELFGKIYDAYDIQFKNSNNHNIQPQGAVLVRLPITADVENIYYLTPTKELKSLSFTIRDGMAEFTTSLFSTYAVVYQNVNTPETSINKTVATTSLNFGQASTTDSPTQLENTHHKEQLPETGESSNPLLFLAGLSVVLTSIFLLKNKID from the coding sequence ATTATTCAAATTACATTGCACAAATTTCTGCAAGACTTATTTTTTAAAAAGAAAATGTATGCGCTTACAGACATGAGAAAGGAGAATTTTGTGGATAAGAGATATTGGGAAAAATCCTGCAAGTATAGCATCCGAAAACTAAGTGTCGGAGCTGCCTCTGTTTTACTAGGAGCTGTTTTTTTAGCAGCACAGGATGTGGCTGCTGATGGTGTCGAGATTCCGGAAAGTGAGGCAACAATTACTGAAACCTCTGCTAAACCGGATACGAAAGTTGAGGAAGTTCTTGCTTCTAACACAGAGACTCAGCCTATAGCTGAATCATCTGAGAAGCAAACCATCGCAGAACCAGAATTACCTCAAACAAGTAGTCAGTCGGATACAACGACAGCTACCGCCCCTGCTGAAAATAAGGAGAGCGAGAAACCAGAACTTCCTGTGAACAAACAAGAACATTACGAACTACATTACAACCAACCAACTGCTCCTTCCTATGACGGTTGGGAAAAACAAGCCCTCCCAGTCGGAAATGGGGAAATGGGTGCCAAGGTTTTCGGACTCATCGGTGAAGAAAGAATCCAGTACAACGAAAAAACACTTTGGTCTGGAGGCCCACAGCCAGATAGTCAAGACTACAACGGTGGAAACTACAAGGACCGTTACAAAGTCTTAGCAGAAATCCGTAAAGCCTTAGAAGACGGTGACCGTCAAAAAGCCAAACAACTAGCAGAGAGAAATTTGGTTGGGCCAAACAATGCCCAATACGGTCGCTACCTAGCCTTCGGTGATATCTTTATGGTCTTTAATAACCAGAAGAAGGGCTTGGAAAATGTTACTCACTATCATCGTGGCTTAGATATTTCTGAAGCTATCACAACTACCTCCTATACCCAAGATGGAACAACCTTCAAACGTGAAACCTTCTCCAGCTATCCTGATGATGTCACCGTGACCCACTTGACTAAAAAGGGAGATAAGACGCTTGATTTTACCCTTTGGAATACCTTAACAGAAGATTTGATTGCCAACGGAGACTACTCATCGGAATATTCTCACTACAAGAATGGCCATGTTACGACAGACCCAAATGGTATCCTACTAAAAGGTACAGTCAAAGATAATGGACTCCAGTTTGCATCCTATCTAGGACTTAAAACGGACGGAAAAGTTACTGTCCATGATGATAGTTTAACGGTCACAGGGGCCAGCTACGCTACGCTTTTACTCAGTGCCAAGACTAATTTTGCTCAAAATCCGAAAACCAATTACCGCAAGGATATTGATGTAGAAAAAACTGTCAAATCTATCGTTGAAGCTGCTAAAACCAAAGACTATGAGACTCTGAAAAATGATCACATCAAGGATTACCAAAGCCTTTTCAACCGTGTTCAATTAAACCTCGGCGGTAGCAAGTCTAATCAAACTACAAAAGAAGCTCTTCAAACCTATAATCCAACAAAAGGCCAAAAGTTAGAAGAACTCTTCTTCCAATACGGACGTTATCTCCTCATCAGTTCGTCTCGTAACCGAACAGATGCCCTCCCTGCCAACTTGCAAGGAGTCTGGAATGCTGTAGACAATCCACCTTGGAACTCAGACTACCACCTCAATGTCAACCTACAGATGAACTATTGGCCTGCCTACATGAGCAATCTCGCAGAAACGGCTAAGCCAATGATCAATTATATCGATGACATGCGCTATTATGGTCGTATCGCTGCTAAAGAATACGCAGGTATCGAATCCAAAGAAGGTCAAGAAAACGGTTGGTTGGTTCATACTCAGGCGACACCATTTGGCTGGACTACTCCTGGTTGGAACTACTATTGGGGTTGGTCTCCTGCTGCCAATGCTTGGATGATGCAGAACGTCTATGACTACTACAAATTCACCAAGGATGAAACTTATCTTAAAGAAAAGATTTATCCAATGCTCAAGGAAACAGCCAAGTTCTGGAATTCCTTCCTGCATTATGACCAAGCAAGTGACCGTTGGGTATCTTCTCCATCCTACTCACCAGAGCATGGAACCATCACGATTGGGAATACCTTTGACCAATCTCTAGTTTGGCAGCTATTCCACGACTATATGGAAGCAGCCAATCATCTGAAGGTCGACCAAGATTTGGTGACAGAAGTGAAGGCTAAATTTGATAAGCTCAAACCACTTCATATCAACCAAGACGGCCGTATCAAGGAATGGTACGAAGAAGACAGCCCACAATTCACCAACGAAGGCATTGAAAACCACCACCGCCACGTTTCCCATCTAGTTGGTCTCTTCCCAGGTACTCTATTTGGCAAGGATCAGCCTGAATATCTAGAAGCTGCACGCGCAACCCTAAACCACCGTGGAGATGGTGGAACTGGTTGGTCTAAGGCCAATAAAATCAACCTCTGGGCCCGTCTCTTAGATGGAAATCGTGCCCACCGTTTGTTGGCAGAACAGCTCAGATCCTCAACCCTAGAAAATCTCTGGGATACGCACGCGCCTTTCCAAATTGATGGAAACTTTGGTGCAACCAGCGGTATGGCAGAAATGCTCCTTCAGTCTCACACAGGCTACATTGCCCCATTACCAGCCCTCCCAGATGCCTGGAAAGACGGGCAAGTCTCAGGCTTAGTCGCTCGTGGTAACTTTGAAGTCAGCATGAAATGGAAAGAGAAAAATCTTGAAACGCTATCTTTCCTTTCTAATGTGGGTGGAGACTTAGTCGTAGACTATCCAAATATCGAAGCTAGTATTATCAAGATTAATGGCAAGGAAGTTCAAGCTAGTCGCCTCAAAGATAACCGTATCCAACTTGCGACTCAAAAAGGTGATGTCATTACCTTTGAAAACTTCCCTGGACGAGTGACTCGCTTATCAGCCCTTCGAAAAGATTCCGTCACAGCTGAACTTGACTTTAACACAGTTGAAGGAGCAAGTCATTATGTCATCCGACGAGAAAGCAAGGATGAAAACAGTCAAACTCCTAGCGTTCGTGAATTTATCACCAACCAAACTCACTTTATCGATCGCTCGATTGATTCTAGCCATGCCTATACTTATACCGTTAAGGCTATGCTAGGGAATCGTACAACACCAGTTTCAGATGCTGCTTCTATCGATGCCTTCAGTGAGTTGATGGATGACCGTGACAAGAGCATCCAGTACGGCTCAGCTTATGGAAACTGGGCTGACTCAGAACTATTTAGCGGCACAGAGAAATACGCCGATATCTCAAATGGAAATTATTCTGATAAAGATGCGACTGCAACCATTCCATTCAATGGCCCTGGTATTGAAATCTACGGACTCAAGTCATCTCAATTGGGACTTGCTGACGTTAAAATTGATGGCAAGTCTGTTGGAGAACTTGACTTCTATACAGCCGGAGCAACCGAAAAAGGTGTATTGATAGGACGTTACACAAATCTATCCTCAGGTCCTCATTTGATGACCATCACTGTTAAGCGCGAGCACAAAGGACGTGCCAACGAGCGTGCAAAAATTTCTCTCGATTACTTCAAAGTCTTCCCAGGTCAAGGAGCAAGTGTTGAGAAGATTGACGACCGTGACCCTCGTATCCAGTATGGTTCCATGTTTAAGGATTGGAGCGATGCAGAACTCTATGCTTCTACAGAAAAATACGCTGACATCAACGCTGATGATAGCCTCGCTTCTGAAGCCACTGCAACCATTCCATTCTCTGGAACAGGTATCCGAATCTATGGACTGAAAACATCTGCCCTTGGCAAGGCGCTTGTCACACTTGATGGTAAAGAAATGCCAGCCCTTGATTTCTACACTTCAGGAGCAACTGAAAAAGGTGCATTAATTGGCAAATTCACAAATCTAGCTGATGGTGATCACGTTCTTACTTTGAAAGTGGATCCAAATTCTCCACAAGGACGAAAGAAAATTTCTCTTGATTCCTTTGATATCTTAAAGGCACCTTCTGTGTCTCTCGATAGTCCAAGTCTTGATTCCGTTAAGTCCAAAGATAAGACTGTTACCCTAACCCTACCAACTGGCAATTGGGATGCAGTCGCTGTGACCTTCCCTGGTATCAAAGATCCTCTTCTACTTAGAAAAGTCGATGATGATCATCTTGTCACATCAGGTGAACAAACAGTATTAACCATCAAGAATAATAAGGTCCAACTAGATATTCCTGAAACTACGGACCGTAAAGCTGGCAAGCCGATAGAAGCTTATGCCATCCAAGGTACAACAACGACTAGTCCTGTTGTAGCTGTCTTTCCTAAGGACGAAACTGCTCCAGTTGAAGAAAAAATCCTTACAAGCAAAGGGGATGAGCCTGCTCCAGTTGGAACCATTCCTGAGTACACAGATCCTATAGGCACTGCTGGAGATCAAGAAGCGCCTTCTGTTGTAATTCCTGAATTCACTGAACCTATCGGCACTGCGGGAGAGCAGGAAGCACCTTTCGTGGAAATACCTGAATACACCAAACCTATCGGAACAACTGGGGAACAGGAAGCGCCTACTGCGGAAAGACCTGAATATACCAAACCTATAGAGACAGGAAGAGAACAGAAAGCTCCTACCATAGACAGTCCTAATTATAGTGAACCTGGTAAAGGAGCTAGGCAAGAAAAAACATCTACTGGCAGTATTTCTGAGTATAAACTTCGTGTCTTGAAGGATGCAAAGACTGGTGTTGAGATTATTGGTAGAGCAACTGACTTAGAAGGAATTTCTCATCTCTCTAGTAAACACGTGTTGGCTCAAGAACTCTTTGGTAAGATATACGATGCTTATGATATTCAATTTAAAAATTCAAACAACCATAATATACAACCACAGGGAGCTGTTTTAGTTAGATTACCAATTACAGCTGATGTAGAAAATATTTATTACCTAACTCCGACAAAAGAATTGAAATCACTTTCTTTCACTATTCGTGATGGTATGGCAGAATTTACTACTAGTCTCTTTAGTACATATGCGGTAGTCTATCAAAATGTCAATACTCCGGAAACCTCAATAAACAAAACAGTTGCAACAACCTCACTAAACTTTGGGCAGGCTTCAACCACCGATAGTCCTACTCAACTGGAAAATACTCATCACAAAGAACAACTTCCAGAAACTGGTGAATCCTCAAATCCACTCCTCTTCTTAGCAGGACTGAGTGTAGTCTTAACATCCATTTTCTTATTAAAAAATAAGATAGATTAG
- a CDS encoding glutamate racemase, translated as MDNRPIGFLDSGVGGLTVVRELMRQLPHEEIVYIGDSARAPYGPRPAEQIREYTWQLVNFLLTKDVKMIVIACNTATAVVWEEIKAQLDIPVLGVILPGASAAIKSSQGGKIGVIGTPMTVQSDIYRQKIHDLDPDLQVESLACPKFAPLVESGALSTSVTKKVVYETLRPLVGKVDSLILGCTHYPLLRPIIQNVMGPKVQLIDSGAECVRDISVLLNYFEINRGRDAGPLHHRFYTTASSQSFAQIGEEWLEKEIYVEHVEL; from the coding sequence ATGGATAATCGACCAATTGGTTTTTTGGATTCGGGTGTCGGGGGCTTGACCGTTGTGCGCGAGCTCATGCGCCAGCTTCCCCATGAAGAAATCGTCTATATTGGAGATTCTGCACGGGCGCCTTACGGGCCCCGTCCTGCTGAGCAAATTCGTGAATATACTTGGCAGTTGGTCAACTTTCTCTTGACCAAGGATGTCAAGATGATTGTCATTGCTTGTAACACTGCGACTGCGGTCGTCTGGGAAGAAATCAAGGCTCAACTAGATATTCCCGTCCTAGGTGTGATTTTGCCAGGAGCTTCAGCAGCCATCAAGTCCAGCCAAGGTGGGAAAATCGGAGTGATTGGAACCCCCATGACGGTCCAATCTGACATCTATCGTCAGAAAATTCATGATCTGGATCCGGACTTACAGGTGGAGAGTTTGGCCTGTCCCAAGTTTGCTCCCTTGGTGGAGTCTGGGGCCCTGTCAACCAGTGTCACCAAGAAAGTAGTCTATGAAACCCTGCGTCCCTTGGTCGGCAAGGTGGATAGCCTGATTTTGGGTTGTACCCATTATCCGCTTCTCAGACCTATTATTCAAAATGTTATGGGGCCCAAGGTTCAACTTATCGATAGTGGGGCAGAGTGCGTACGGGACATTTCAGTCTTACTCAATTATTTTGAAATCAATCGTGGTCGTGATGCCGGACCACTCCATCACCGTTTTTACACAACAGCCAGCAGCCAAAGTTTTGCACAAATTGGTGAAGAATGGCTGGAAAAAGAGATTTATGTGGAGCATGTAGAATTATGA
- a CDS encoding non-canonical purine NTP pyrophosphatase (HAM1-like protein; Rec-dependent growth; RgdB; yggV; it is suspected that this protein functions to remove misincorporated bases such as xanthine or hypoxanthine), with protein sequence MTNKIYEYKDDQDWYVGSYSIFGGVRTLTDEDLDFPLFEFAQRFRDEEQGFPISVIVLRYGSLYRLLSFVVDILNQEMGRNLEVIQRQGAFLLIENGQLLHVALPKEGVNVHDFFETSKVRETLLIATRNEGKTKEFRAIFDKLGYDVENLNDYPDLPEVAETGMTFEENARLKAETISQLTGKMVLADDSGLKVDVLGGLPGVWSARFAGVGATDRENNAKLLHELAMVFELKDRSAQFHTTLVVASPNKESLVVEADWPGYINFEPKGENGFGYDPLFLVGETGKSSAELTLEEKNSQSHRALAVKKLLEVFPSWQSKPSL encoded by the coding sequence ATGACAAATAAAATTTATGAATATAAAGATGACCAGGACTGGTATGTCGGCTCATATAGTATTTTTGGTGGTGTCCGGACATTGACTGATGAAGACTTGGATTTTCCTCTATTTGAGTTTGCCCAAAGATTTCGAGATGAGGAACAAGGTTTTCCTATTTCTGTGATTGTTTTACGCTATGGTTCTCTCTACCGTTTATTGTCTTTTGTGGTAGATATCCTCAACCAAGAAATGGGGCGAAATCTGGAAGTCATCCAACGTCAGGGAGCTTTTCTCTTGATTGAAAATGGGCAACTCCTGCATGTAGCATTGCCTAAAGAAGGGGTCAATGTTCATGATTTCTTTGAAACAAGCAAGGTCAGAGAAACCTTATTGATTGCGACTCGAAACGAAGGCAAGACCAAAGAGTTCCGAGCTATCTTTGACAAGCTAGGCTACGATGTGGAAAATCTCAATGACTACCCTGACCTGCCTGAAGTAGCAGAAACAGGCATGACCTTTGAAGAAAATGCCCGCCTCAAGGCAGAAACCATTTCTCAATTAACGGGCAAGATGGTTCTGGCAGATGATTCTGGACTCAAGGTCGATGTCCTTGGTGGATTGCCAGGTGTCTGGTCAGCTCGTTTCGCAGGTGTGGGAGCAACTGACCGTGAAAACAATGCTAAACTCTTGCACGAATTGGCCATGGTCTTTGAACTCAAGGACCGCTCAGCTCAATTCCACACAACCTTAGTCGTAGCCAGCCCAAACAAGGAAAGTTTGGTTGTTGAAGCAGACTGGCCTGGCTACATTAACTTTGAACCTAAGGGTGAAAATGGCTTTGGCTATGATCCTCTATTCCTCGTGGGAGAGACAGGCAAATCCTCAGCTGAATTAACCCTTGAAGAAAAAAATAGTCAATCTCACCGCGCCTTAGCCGTTAAGAAACTTTTGGAGGTATTTCCATCATGGCAAAGCAAACCATCATTGTAA